One stretch of Miscanthus floridulus cultivar M001 chromosome 18, ASM1932011v1, whole genome shotgun sequence DNA includes these proteins:
- the LOC136523274 gene encoding UPF0481 protein At3g47200-like, with the protein MALWRRPEIQVQDQSDDNNGRTTDAAFPTIYKLSDDDGYLTPYHVSTGPYYRRTSFLFREAEKQNYLIELSNIAARERQVKDFESYLSTKISEQLRSSAGGAPWSLFTSGGSHQQDLYYGDIPLQEEEESPSSSLARRLLLDGCYLFANFVDRDEAMRTTTTTTTSQRGGSSTTTRTRGTAAPHSGPLVRDTWYLLQNQIPFFVLEEIYMRVTGRAAIDARRAFTSYARTLLWNQKMYYTEQLASNMVLQDNLTDPSRQNPPAEADINTDNGTMSHLLHLVRTFFKPRRNPPADGNSITNSSVGPWHRATEYRMYANITFKSQKINGDTRVVEVLSVLDVGFNGGKVIVPRLHLDGHTCTLLHNLMALERHHPRLGTHVTAYCAFMSKMACTKDDVELLLGQGVIDNHLGSPEDVAATLSQLGSSIVLDINDSKRNYLKPLWHHLDKRYKSQPQMVAAWLSQNYFTFRNVTVLGVLSALILLVTGVLSAVYQILAYKHPPPPCGH; encoded by the exons ATGGcattat GGAGGAGGCCAGAAATCCAAGTTCAAGACCAATCCGATGACAATAATGGTCGCACCACCGACGCAGCATTCCCTACTATCTACAAATTGAGCGACGATGATGGATACCTGACGCCATACCATGTGTCGACCGGACCCTACTACCGGCGTACCTCCTTCCTGTTCAGGGAGGCCGAGAAGCAGAATTACCTAATCGAATTGAGCAACATTGCTGCTAGAGAGAGACAAGTAAAAGACTTCGAGTCATATCTATCTACGAAGATTAGTGAACAACTAAGAAGCAGTGCCGGCGGCGCCCCGTGGTCGTTGTTCACTTCCGGCGGTTCTCATCAACAAGATTTATACTACGGCGACATCCCTcttcaggaggaggaggagtcgccgtcgtcgtcgttagcACGGAGACTCTTGCTCGATGGGTGCTACCTCTTTGCTAACTTCGTCGATAGGGACGAAGCGATGAGGACGACGACAACGACAACGACATCACAGAGAGGAGGTTCTTCGACGACAACCAGAACCAGGGGGACTGCTGCCCCTCACAGTGGCCCGTTGGTGCGGGACACCTGGTACCTGTTGCAGAACCAGATTCCCTTCTTCGTGCTTGAGGAAATCTACATGAGGGTAACCGGACGCGCCGCCATAGATGCTCGCAGGGCGTTCACCAGCTATGCTCGAACGTTATTGTGGAACCAGAAGATGTACTACACAGAGCAGCTGGCTTCCAACATG GTTTTGCAGGACAACCTAACAGACCCCAGTCGTCAGAATCCACCGGCGGAGGCTGACATCAACACCGACAATGGTACTATGTCTCATCTTCTGCACCTAGTAAGAACATTCTTCAAGCCACGGCGGAATCCACCGGCAGATGGGAATAGCATTACCAACAGTAGTGTTGGCCCGTGGCACCGGGCCACAGAGTACCGAATGTATGCCAACATTACATTCAAGTCTCAGAAGATTAATGGAGACACGAGGGTCGTCGAGGTGCTGTCTGTGCTCGATGTGGGCTTCAATGGAGGAAAGGTTATTGTCCCTCGCCTACACCTTGACGGGCACACCTGTACACTCCTGCACAACCTGATGGCGCTTGAACGGCACCACCCACGGCTGGGCACCCACGTCACGGCTTACTGTGCCTTCATGTCGAAGATGGCGTGCACTAAAGATGACGTGGAGCTCCTATTGGGCCAAGGTGTCATCGACAACCATCTAGGCTCACCGGAGGATGTCGCGGCAACCCTCTCTCAGTTAGGCAGCAGCATCGTCTTGGACATTAACGACAGCAAAAGAAACTATCTCAAGCCCCTCTGGCACCATCTGGATAAACGCTACAAGAGCCAGCCGCAGATGGTTGCGGCATGGCTCTCCCAGAATTACTTCACTTTTAGGAACGTAACGGTTCTCGGCGTTCTTTCGGCCCTCATTCTTCTTGTCACTGGAGTTTTAAGTGCAGTATATCAAATTCTCGCGTATAAACACCCACCACCACCATGCGGCCACTAA